Proteins encoded together in one Campylobacter concisus window:
- a CDS encoding NAD(P)/FAD-dependent oxidoreductase codes for MLDLAIIGGGPAGLSAGLYATRGGLKNVVMFEKGEPGGQITSSSEIENYPGQKAPGESGFDFMSTWWKQCSAFGLVHKWANVVGVRKNGDGSFEILLEGGKSEQAKAVIVATGSTPRRAGFKGEDEFFGKGVSTCATCDGFFYKNKEVAVLGGGDTAVEEALYLANICSKVYLVHRRDEFRAAPTTVEKARKNEKIEFITSATVKEALGDKMGLTKIVLDTKNGERVLDVPGIFTFVGLNVNNEILKDENGKFICEMADGGQVKTNLKMQTSLKGLFVAGDIREDAPKQVIVAAGDGAVAALSAMSYIESLH; via the coding sequence ATGCTTGATTTAGCGATCATCGGAGGCGGTCCAGCAGGACTAAGCGCCGGACTTTACGCCACTAGAGGCGGACTAAAAAATGTTGTAATGTTTGAAAAAGGCGAGCCTGGCGGTCAGATCACCTCTAGCTCAGAGATAGAAAACTACCCAGGTCAAAAAGCCCCTGGCGAGAGCGGTTTTGACTTTATGAGCACTTGGTGGAAGCAGTGCAGTGCATTTGGACTAGTTCATAAGTGGGCAAACGTCGTTGGCGTTAGAAAAAATGGAGATGGCAGCTTTGAAATTTTACTTGAGGGCGGCAAGAGCGAGCAGGCAAAGGCTGTCATCGTAGCGACTGGCTCAACCCCAAGGCGTGCTGGATTTAAGGGCGAAGATGAGTTCTTTGGTAAAGGCGTTAGCACATGCGCAACATGCGATGGCTTCTTTTACAAAAACAAAGAGGTAGCCGTCCTTGGCGGTGGCGACACAGCTGTTGAAGAGGCACTTTATCTAGCAAATATCTGCTCAAAAGTTTATCTAGTGCATAGACGTGACGAATTTAGAGCGGCGCCAACAACCGTTGAAAAAGCTAGAAAAAATGAGAAGATCGAGTTTATAACAAGTGCAACTGTAAAAGAGGCGCTTGGCGATAAAATGGGTCTAACAAAGATCGTGCTTGATACCAAAAATGGCGAGCGCGTGCTTGATGTGCCGGGCATTTTCACCTTTGTCGGACTAAATGTAAATAACGAAATTTTAAAAGATGAAAACGGCAAATTTATCTGCGAAATGGCTGATGGCGGACAGGTTAAGACAAACCTTAAGATGCAAACTAGCCTAAAAGGGCTCTTTGTAGCAGGCGATATCAGAGAGGATGCTCCAAAGCAAGTCATCGTAGCAGCAGGTGATGGCGCAGTGGCTGCACTTAGCGCTATGAGCTACATAGAAAGCTTGCATTAA
- a CDS encoding MATE family efflux transporter, with amino-acid sequence MKNLTSEQRFFSNADLARLFFPIAVEQFLEYSLGLANSLMAASVSESAVSAVSLVEFVMALFISIFTAIATGGSVVASQYLGSKQSGNARNTADQLVWFSLIFAIFIALAIIVLKDLILDKVFGDIGEQVRSDASHYLVFSAISAPFLAVYAAAAAIFRTMSNAKLPMYIMAAANLLNVLLTAISIYTFHTGVLGIAISTLIARAIACFIIVYLLLDIKLKLHIRKSLIYKFDYEIIKKILNIGVPYGFENSMFYVGRIIVLSLVSLFGTASIAANAVGGTIVMFQVLPGMAIGTGLSVVVARCIGANDFNQAKFYVRKSMLSIYIVQLFSTAVVLLLLEPLLRVYNLSSEAINLTRQIVWYHGIAMCLIWPLAYTYPTVFRAAGDAKYPMIVNLACMFACRIVLAYIFALAFDLGMIGTWFAMFADWAVKAVLFVRRYANGTWMKFRAI; translated from the coding sequence TTGAAAAATTTGACAAGCGAGCAGAGATTTTTCTCAAATGCCGACCTTGCAAGGCTCTTTTTCCCTATCGCCGTAGAGCAGTTTTTAGAATATAGCCTAGGCCTTGCAAACTCGCTAATGGCAGCTAGCGTTAGCGAAAGTGCGGTGAGTGCGGTGAGCCTTGTGGAGTTTGTCATGGCGCTATTTATTAGCATATTTACCGCCATAGCCACTGGTGGCTCGGTGGTAGCTAGCCAGTATCTAGGCAGCAAACAAAGCGGCAACGCCAGAAATACCGCCGATCAGCTAGTTTGGTTTAGTCTAATTTTTGCCATCTTTATAGCCCTTGCCATCATAGTTTTAAAAGATCTCATCTTAGATAAAGTCTTTGGCGATATCGGCGAGCAAGTAAGGAGCGATGCTAGCCACTATCTCGTTTTCTCAGCCATTTCAGCGCCCTTTTTAGCAGTATATGCAGCAGCTGCGGCGATCTTTCGCACGATGTCAAACGCAAAGCTACCTATGTATATCATGGCGGCTGCAAATTTACTAAATGTGCTGCTAACTGCCATTAGCATCTACACATTTCACACAGGGGTGCTTGGCATCGCCATTAGCACGCTCATAGCTAGAGCGATCGCTTGCTTTATCATAGTATATCTGCTACTTGATATAAAGCTAAAACTTCACATAAGAAAGAGCCTTATCTATAAATTTGACTACGAGATCATCAAAAAAATTTTAAATATCGGCGTGCCTTATGGCTTTGAAAATTCGATGTTTTACGTGGGTCGCATCATCGTTTTGAGCCTTGTTTCGCTCTTTGGCACGGCAAGCATCGCTGCAAATGCCGTGGGCGGGACGATCGTGATGTTTCAGGTGCTCCCTGGCATGGCGATAGGCACAGGTCTAAGCGTCGTCGTGGCTAGATGCATCGGCGCAAATGACTTTAATCAGGCTAAATTTTACGTAAGAAAATCAATGCTAAGCATCTACATCGTGCAGCTTTTTAGCACGGCTGTCGTGTTACTGCTTCTTGAACCGCTACTTCGCGTTTATAACCTCTCGAGCGAGGCCATAAATTTAACAAGGCAGATCGTCTGGTACCACGGCATCGCTATGTGCCTCATCTGGCCGCTTGCCTACACCTATCCGACCGTTTTTCGAGCTGCTGGGGACGCAAAATACCCAATGATAGTAAATTTAGCCTGCATGTTTGCCTGCAGGATCGTGCTAGCTTATATCTTTGCGCTCGCCTTTGATCTTGGCATGATAGGCACTTGGTTTGCGATGTTTGCCGACTGGGCGGTAAAGGCGGTGCTCTTTGTGCGCAGATACGCAAATGGCACGTGGATGAAATTTCGAGCCATTTAA
- a CDS encoding acyl-CoA dehydratase activase translates to MHSIGIDIGSTSAKVAVIEASSGEIKELFLLPTGWSSADTAMLIKERVLGLNLGELYFTATGYGRVSVPYADKTLTEITCHALGAHYFCKSDCTVIDVGGQDTKAIKLENGSVTDFTMNDKCSAGTGKFLEVMSNRLGVRFDELTCLAKNSDKDISISSMCTVFAESEIISLIAQNISRENIAKAVIVSAINKISNLVKKQANTSYFLSGGFSKSEYVRENLEVCLQAKVSTHEDAIYCGAIGASLAGIRNLRRENGDK, encoded by the coding sequence ATGCACTCAATCGGTATTGATATAGGCTCAACTTCTGCAAAGGTTGCCGTCATAGAGGCAAGTAGCGGCGAGATAAAGGAGCTCTTTTTACTCCCAACTGGCTGGAGCAGCGCAGATACGGCCATGCTTATAAAAGAGCGAGTTTTAGGCTTAAACCTTGGCGAGCTATATTTTACTGCGACAGGCTACGGCAGAGTTTCGGTGCCATACGCTGATAAAACCCTTACAGAGATCACCTGTCACGCGCTTGGGGCGCACTACTTTTGCAAAAGTGACTGCACAGTTATAGACGTGGGCGGTCAAGATACGAAGGCTATCAAGCTTGAAAATGGCTCAGTGACGGATTTTACGATGAATGACAAGTGTTCAGCTGGCACTGGTAAATTTCTTGAAGTGATGTCAAACCGCCTTGGAGTTAGGTTTGACGAGCTTACATGCCTTGCTAAAAATAGCGACAAAGATATATCCATAAGCTCGATGTGCACGGTCTTTGCGGAGTCTGAGATCATAAGTCTCATCGCTCAAAACATCTCACGAGAAAATATCGCAAAAGCAGTGATCGTCTCAGCTATAAATAAAATTTCAAATTTGGTCAAAAAACAGGCAAATACGAGCTATTTCTTAAGCGGTGGCTTTAGTAAGAGCGAGTATGTGAGAGAAAATTTAGAAGTGTGCTTGCAAGCTAAAGTAAGCACGCACGAAGATGCGATCTACTGCGGTGCGATAGGCGCTAGCCTTGCAGGGATAAGAAATTTAAGGAGAGAAAATGGCGATAAATGA
- a CDS encoding homoserine dehydrogenase, translating into MNVAILGVGTVGESVAKILLKNKKLIAARCGEEIVPVIGVVRNLNKKRDADIPLTDNINSVINRDDIDVFIELMGGVEEPFRVVSEILKRKKAVVTANKALLAYHRYALQNLAKNTPFGFEASVAGGIPIIRALREGLSANHILSINGILNGTSNYILTSMMNEGSNFKDALKKAQELGYAEADPTFDVGGFDTAHKLLILASIAYGVHGDPEDILIEGVQGITPEDIFFAKDFEYSIKLLAIAKKSEGKVELRVHPALVPQNKMIAKASGVTNAISVVGEVVGETMYYGPGAGGDATASAVISDLIDIARDSKSPMLGYKAPFELNTLELLDRDRIKTKYYFRLKVEDKMGVLAKITNLMSENNLSIDSLLQKPKDESEYAVLFFTTHTSLEADAKRTMELLKEQEYIKEEPFMMRIEE; encoded by the coding sequence ATGAATGTAGCGATTTTAGGCGTTGGAACCGTTGGCGAGTCGGTTGCAAAAATTTTACTAAAAAACAAAAAGCTAATCGCAGCAAGATGTGGCGAAGAGATAGTGCCAGTCATCGGCGTGGTTAGAAATTTAAATAAAAAAAGAGACGCTGACATCCCTTTGACTGACAATATAAATAGCGTCATAAACCGCGATGATATCGACGTTTTTATCGAGCTTATGGGCGGTGTTGAAGAGCCTTTTAGAGTGGTGAGTGAAATTTTAAAGCGCAAAAAAGCGGTCGTCACTGCAAACAAGGCGCTTCTTGCCTATCACAGATATGCTTTGCAAAATTTAGCCAAAAACACGCCATTTGGCTTTGAAGCAAGCGTGGCTGGTGGCATACCGATCATCAGAGCCTTAAGAGAGGGGCTTAGCGCAAACCACATCTTAAGTATAAATGGCATACTAAACGGCACCAGCAACTACATCCTAACATCGATGATGAATGAAGGCTCAAATTTCAAAGACGCGCTTAAAAAAGCACAAGAACTTGGATACGCTGAGGCCGATCCTACCTTTGACGTGGGCGGCTTTGACACGGCTCACAAGCTTCTCATCCTAGCTAGCATCGCATATGGCGTGCACGGCGATCCAGAGGATATCTTGATCGAGGGGGTACAAGGCATCACGCCAGAAGATATATTTTTCGCAAAAGATTTTGAATACTCAATAAAACTTCTAGCCATTGCCAAAAAAAGCGAGGGCAAGGTCGAACTACGCGTGCATCCAGCGCTTGTGCCGCAAAATAAAATGATAGCAAAGGCAAGCGGCGTGACAAATGCTATCAGTGTCGTTGGCGAGGTCGTTGGCGAGACGATGTATTATGGCCCAGGAGCTGGTGGCGACGCGACAGCAAGCGCAGTAATTAGCGATCTCATCGACATCGCAAGAGATAGCAAGTCGCCGATGCTTGGATACAAAGCGCCATTTGAGCTAAATACTTTGGAGCTTCTTGATCGCGACAGGATAAAGACGAAGTATTACTTTAGGCTAAAAGTCGAAGACAAAATGGGCGTGCTAGCAAAGATAACAAATTTAATGAGCGAAAACAATCTTTCGATCGACAGCTTGCTACAAAAGCCAAAAGATGAGAGCGAGTATGCCGTGCTATTTTTCACGACGCACACGAGCTTGGAGGCTGATGCAAAGCGAACTATGGAGCTTTTAAAAGAGCAAGAGTATATAAAAGAAGAGCCATTTATGATGAGGATCGAGGAGTAG
- a CDS encoding CsgG/HfaB family protein, producing the protein MKNVLKFSAALVIAALFAGCASESSRVVETPKVASYGSVYNGKKVSVSIGRFNNQSAYQNGAFSDGEDRLGNQAQSILITNLQQSGRFSVLERSNMSVLKQESELSKEAQNLKGSRYVITGDVTEFGRKTTGDHQLFGILGKGKQQTAYSKVNLNVVDTKTAEVVYSVSGAGEYTLSNREIIGFGGTAGYDSTLNGKVLSLAIVEAVNNLVNGIESGAWQVK; encoded by the coding sequence ATGAAAAATGTTTTAAAATTTAGTGCAGCTCTAGTGATCGCAGCGCTTTTTGCAGGGTGCGCAAGCGAGAGCTCAAGAGTGGTAGAAACCCCAAAAGTAGCAAGCTACGGATCAGTTTATAACGGCAAAAAGGTCTCAGTTTCTATTGGCCGCTTTAATAACCAATCAGCCTATCAAAACGGCGCCTTTAGCGACGGCGAGGATAGACTTGGCAACCAAGCTCAAAGTATCTTGATCACAAATTTACAGCAAAGCGGTAGATTTTCGGTGCTTGAGAGATCAAATATGTCGGTCCTCAAACAAGAGAGCGAGCTAAGCAAAGAGGCTCAAAATTTAAAAGGCTCAAGATATGTGATAACTGGCGATGTGACCGAATTTGGCCGCAAGACAACAGGCGATCACCAGCTATTTGGCATACTTGGCAAAGGTAAGCAACAAACCGCCTACTCAAAGGTAAATTTAAACGTTGTCGATACCAAAACGGCTGAGGTCGTCTATTCAGTTAGCGGCGCTGGCGAATACACCCTTTCAAACAGAGAGATCATCGGCTTTGGCGGCACCGCAGGATACGACTCTACGCTAAATGGCAAGGTGCTAAGCCTAGCGATAGTTGAAGCGGTAAATAACCTAGTAAATGGCATAGAAAGCGGAGCATGGCAAGTAAAATAG
- the dapB gene encoding 4-hydroxy-tetrahydrodipicolinate reductase, translating into MVKIGLYGASGKMAQSIISCLKDEKDATLSVAFSQKNEVENLSSELLTNDFAKFFEACDVIIDFSQKEATVALLNYARTNPKPLVIGTTGLNDDEKNLLHLASGTMPILYATNMSLGVAVLNRIARIASKVLREFDIEIVEQHHRHKKDAPSGTAMTLAGCVAEARDLNLKDVLVTGRAGMVGARSKDEIAVMALRGGDVVGRHTVGFYNDGEFIELNHTATSRATFSKGAIKAAIWLKNQSSGLYSIDDSLGLDD; encoded by the coding sequence TTGGTAAAAATAGGACTTTACGGCGCTAGTGGCAAGATGGCTCAAAGTATCATCTCTTGTTTGAAAGATGAAAAAGACGCCACTTTAAGCGTCGCTTTTAGCCAAAAAAATGAGGTTGAAAATTTAAGCAGTGAGCTTTTGACAAACGACTTTGCTAAATTTTTTGAAGCGTGCGACGTTATCATCGACTTTAGCCAAAAAGAGGCGACCGTAGCACTGCTAAACTACGCTAGAACCAACCCAAAACCACTAGTCATCGGCACAACCGGACTAAATGACGATGAGAAAAATTTGCTTCATCTAGCATCAGGCACTATGCCAATACTCTACGCAACAAACATGAGTCTAGGTGTAGCAGTGTTAAATAGAATTGCAAGGATAGCTTCGAAAGTTTTAAGAGAATTTGATATAGAGATAGTCGAACAGCACCACAGACACAAAAAGGACGCTCCAAGCGGCACTGCGATGACCTTGGCGGGCTGTGTGGCAGAGGCAAGGGATCTAAATTTAAAAGATGTTTTAGTAACTGGCAGAGCTGGCATGGTGGGCGCAAGAAGTAAAGACGAGATCGCAGTTATGGCGCTTCGTGGCGGCGACGTGGTCGGTCGTCACACGGTTGGCTTTTACAATGACGGCGAATTTATCGAGCTAAACCACACCGCAACTAGTAGAGCGACCTTTTCAAAAGGTGCCATTAAGGCTGCTATCTGGCTAAAAAATCAGAGCAGCGGCCTATACTCGATAGATGATAGTTTGGGGCTTGATGATTAA
- the purF gene encoding amidophosphoribosyltransferase has translation MCAIVGIINSKDAAKTAYYALFSMQHRGQEASGISVCNDGEISTHKGNGLVTEVFNEEILSSLKGDMAIGHNRYATAGKNSGRDAQPIAANYALGQISIVHNGNLVNKDEVRNELIKDGAIFQTNMDTENIIHLIARNHDEHLQDRIIAALDKIKGAYCLLVQSRHKTFAIRDRWGVRPLSLGRLKDGGYIVASETCAFDLVGATFIRDVRPGEMIVFEHGKSEFQSLQIFEPDPRICAFEYIYFARPDSVIEGKSVYEVRKKMGEVLARKSKIKADFVVPVPDSGVPAALGYANESKIPFELAITRNHYVGRTFIEPSQEMRNLKVKLKLNPMSSVLAGKSIVVIDDSIVRGTTSKKVVDLLRHAGAKEIHFRVACPELKYPERYGIDTPSFEELISAKKSVEEVREYIGADSLEFLSIDELKESIGNERKYSLVSFDGDYFIK, from the coding sequence ATGTGTGCGATAGTAGGTATCATAAATTCTAAAGATGCGGCGAAAACGGCGTATTATGCGCTATTTTCTATGCAACACCGCGGTCAAGAGGCAAGTGGCATCAGCGTCTGTAACGACGGCGAGATCTCCACTCACAAGGGCAACGGCCTAGTCACCGAGGTCTTTAACGAAGAGATCTTAAGCTCATTAAAAGGCGACATGGCGATCGGTCACAACCGCTACGCAACAGCTGGCAAAAACTCAGGCCGTGACGCCCAGCCAATAGCCGCCAACTATGCCCTAGGTCAAATCTCGATCGTTCACAACGGAAATTTGGTCAATAAAGACGAGGTTAGAAACGAGCTCATCAAAGATGGCGCGATATTTCAGACAAATATGGACACAGAAAACATCATCCACCTCATCGCAAGAAACCACGACGAACACCTACAAGATCGCATCATCGCAGCACTTGATAAGATAAAAGGCGCTTACTGCTTGCTCGTGCAGTCACGCCACAAAACCTTTGCCATAAGAGACCGCTGGGGTGTTAGGCCACTAAGCCTTGGTAGGCTAAAAGATGGCGGATACATCGTAGCTAGCGAGACTTGCGCATTTGACCTTGTGGGAGCAACATTTATAAGAGATGTTAGACCTGGCGAGATGATAGTTTTTGAGCATGGCAAGAGCGAGTTTCAAAGCTTGCAAATTTTCGAGCCAGACCCTAGAATTTGTGCCTTTGAGTACATCTACTTTGCGCGCCCAGATAGCGTTATAGAGGGCAAAAGCGTCTATGAAGTGAGAAAAAAGATGGGCGAGGTGCTAGCTAGAAAGAGCAAGATAAAGGCTGATTTTGTCGTGCCTGTGCCAGATAGTGGCGTGCCAGCGGCGCTTGGATACGCAAATGAGAGCAAAATTCCATTTGAGCTAGCCATCACTAGAAATCACTATGTGGGCAGAACCTTTATCGAGCCAAGCCAAGAGATGAGAAATTTAAAGGTCAAACTAAAACTAAATCCGATGTCAAGCGTGCTAGCTGGTAAAAGTATCGTCGTGATCGACGATAGCATCGTTCGTGGCACTACTTCTAAAAAGGTGGTCGATCTCTTAAGACACGCAGGAGCGAAAGAAATTCACTTCAGAGTTGCGTGCCCTGAGCTAAAGTATCCTGAGCGATACGGCATCGACACTCCAAGCTTTGAGGAGCTAATAAGCGCCAAAAAAAGCGTCGAAGAGGTCAGAGAGTACATAGGAGCCGATAGCTTGGAGTTTTTGAGTATCGATGAGCTTAAAGAGAGTATCGGCAACGAGAGAAAATACTCGCTTGTAAGCTTTGATGGTGACTACTTCATAAAATGA
- a CDS encoding DUF4810 domain-containing protein, which translates to MASKIGLACLGALALVLAGCSNASGPRSLYYWDGTYSSSLYSYLNEDGDATEQISRLENLVQNSTQRGYKVAPGLYAHLGLLYLNNGNLGAANANFDKEVQNFPESREFINFIKGSKNLTPKKQSKKEGAKDEK; encoded by the coding sequence ATGGCAAGTAAAATAGGGCTTGCCTGCCTTGGCGCTCTTGCGCTCGTGCTAGCAGGATGTAGCAACGCAAGTGGCCCAAGGTCGCTTTACTACTGGGACGGCACATATAGCAGCTCATTATATAGCTATCTAAATGAAGATGGCGACGCAACCGAGCAAATTTCACGCTTAGAAAATTTAGTGCAAAACTCAACCCAAAGGGGCTACAAGGTTGCGCCAGGTCTATATGCGCACCTTGGACTTTTATACTTAAATAACGGAAATTTAGGCGCTGCAAATGCAAATTTTGACAAAGAGGTGCAAAATTTCCCAGAGTCAAGAGAATTTATAAATTTCATCAAAGGCTCTAAAAATTTAACCCCAAAAAAGCAGAGCAAAAAAGAGGGAGCGAAAGATGAAAAATAG
- a CDS encoding YraN family protein, which translates to MGLKEYLFGKSSEDRACEFLCKLGFVILERNFHSKFGEIDIIALSSDKILHFIEVKATSGGYEAEYRLNKAKYMKILKTINFYMMKNEPNRDFQLDLLVVKNEDFELIENISL; encoded by the coding sequence TTGGGGCTAAAAGAGTATCTCTTTGGTAAGAGCTCCGAAGATAGGGCGTGCGAGTTTTTGTGTAAGCTTGGTTTTGTCATTTTAGAGAGAAATTTTCACTCTAAATTTGGCGAGATCGACATCATCGCGCTAAGTAGCGATAAAATTTTACATTTTATAGAGGTAAAAGCAACCAGCGGAGGATACGAAGCGGAGTATAGGCTAAACAAGGCAAAATATATGAAAATTTTAAAAACTATAAATTTTTATATGATGAAAAATGAGCCAAACAGAGACTTTCAGCTTGATCTACTTGTTGTTAAAAATGAAGATTTTGAGCTGATAGAAAATATTAGTTTATAA
- a CDS encoding DUF799 domain-containing protein yields MKNSLKFIAVTLLAIFFAGCSFKEPEPYDYSAFLQKKPRSILVLMPTNDSTEVSGSAAVLANSVAPLSEAGYYVFPVALVNDTFKQNGITEPSEIAAVPLNKLDKIFHADSVLYINIKDYGTSYVVVSSSTKVVLEAKLVDIKSGATLWQGEAAAAEDSGSGQNSLLGMLVSAVITQVANTISDRSYDLAVRADAYLFSRNCHDCILYGPYSPHYGKDAQLHKDR; encoded by the coding sequence ATGAAAAATAGCCTGAAATTTATAGCTGTGACGCTTCTTGCGATATTTTTTGCGGGTTGTTCTTTCAAAGAGCCTGAGCCATACGACTACTCAGCCTTTTTGCAAAAAAAGCCACGCTCCATCCTAGTGCTCATGCCAACAAACGATAGCACCGAAGTAAGCGGCTCAGCAGCGGTTTTGGCTAACTCAGTAGCCCCACTTAGCGAGGCTGGATACTATGTATTTCCAGTGGCTCTTGTAAATGATACATTTAAGCAAAATGGCATAACCGAGCCAAGCGAGATCGCCGCCGTGCCACTAAATAAGCTTGATAAAATTTTTCATGCCGATAGCGTGCTTTACATAAACATCAAAGACTACGGCACAAGCTACGTCGTGGTCTCTAGCTCGACAAAGGTAGTGCTTGAAGCAAAACTAGTCGATATAAAAAGCGGTGCGACACTTTGGCAGGGCGAGGCAGCAGCCGCAGAGGATAGCGGCAGCGGGCAAAACAGCCTGCTTGGCATGCTAGTCTCAGCCGTCATCACGCAGGTGGCAAACACCATCTCAGATAGATCATACGACCTAGCAGTAAGGGCCGATGCCTACCTCTTTTCTAGAAACTGCCACGACTGCATACTTTATGGGCCTTATTCGCCTCACTACGGCAAAGACGCCCAGCTACATAAAGATAGATAA
- a CDS encoding double-cubane-cluster-containing anaerobic reductase produces the protein MAINESMSLSEIFATYDGAKKNLAQNVEAVKNSGQKIAAIFCTYTPREVIHAANAYSVSVCATGDNAVVEGEKYLPKNLCPLIKASYGFAKANKCPFVRNSDIVIGETTCDGKKKMYELMGEFKDVHVMHLPHFKSQKSLEIWQDEVRELKERLEAKFGVSVSDEELRNSIRLFNKERELMGEIQNFMKLTPPPMNGKELHALLYGNGFIFDKEEQISDLEIIVEKLKECVRDKISPVHKDAKRIIITGCPSGGVYDKIVPAIEEAGGVVVAYENCTGTKNFSNLIDENDDPISAIAKRYMAIPCSIMSPNKERENVLQEMIKEYKADGVIDVVLQACHTYNVETANIKRACNDVDTPYMALETDFSTSDAGQIKTRLEAFIEML, from the coding sequence ATGGCGATAAATGAGAGTATGAGTCTGAGCGAAATTTTCGCTACTTATGATGGCGCTAAGAAAAATTTAGCCCAAAATGTCGAAGCAGTCAAAAATAGCGGCCAAAAGATCGCGGCTATCTTTTGCACCTACACGCCAAGGGAGGTCATCCACGCAGCAAACGCTTATAGTGTGAGTGTCTGTGCAACTGGCGATAACGCCGTGGTCGAGGGCGAAAAGTACCTGCCTAAAAACCTCTGTCCGCTCATAAAAGCAAGCTACGGCTTTGCAAAAGCGAATAAATGTCCATTTGTGCGAAACTCTGATATCGTTATCGGCGAGACGACGTGCGACGGCAAGAAAAAGATGTATGAGCTAATGGGCGAATTTAAAGATGTGCACGTCATGCATTTGCCACATTTCAAGAGCCAAAAGAGCTTGGAGATTTGGCAAGATGAGGTCAGGGAGCTAAAGGAGCGTCTGGAGGCTAAATTTGGCGTGAGTGTGAGCGATGAGGAGCTTAGAAACTCTATCAGGCTATTTAACAAAGAGCGTGAGCTAATGGGAGAAATTCAAAATTTCATGAAGCTAACACCGCCACCGATGAACGGCAAAGAGCTACACGCACTGCTATATGGAAATGGTTTTATCTTTGACAAAGAGGAGCAGATAAGCGACCTTGAGATCATCGTTGAGAAGCTAAAAGAGTGCGTGAGGGACAAAATTTCACCCGTGCATAAGGACGCCAAACGCATCATCATCACAGGCTGTCCAAGTGGTGGGGTCTATGATAAGATCGTGCCAGCCATAGAAGAGGCAGGCGGCGTCGTGGTAGCTTACGAAAACTGCACTGGGACTAAAAATTTTAGCAACCTAATCGATGAAAACGATGATCCAATTAGCGCCATAGCAAAGCGCTACATGGCGATACCTTGCTCGATCATGTCGCCAAATAAAGAGAGAGAAAATGTGCTACAAGAGATGATAAAAGAGTATAAGGCGGACGGCGTGATCGACGTTGTGCTGCAAGCCTGTCACACCTACAACGTAGAAACTGCTAATATAAAAAGGGCGTGCAACGACGTAGATACGCCTTATATGGCGCTTGAGACGGACTTTTCGACGAGCGACGCTGGGCAGATCAAGACAAGGCTCGAGGCATTTATAGAGATGCTTTAG
- the trxA gene encoding thioredoxin — protein MGKYIELTKENFDVTKEGVALVDFWAPWCGPCRMLAPVIEELAEDFEGKAKICKVNTDEVQDLAVEFGIRSIPTLLFFKNGELVEQMVGAQSKQALTDKLNSLL, from the coding sequence ATGGGAAAATACATCGAACTCACAAAAGAAAATTTTGATGTAACAAAAGAAGGCGTTGCTCTAGTAGATTTCTGGGCTCCATGGTGCGGACCTTGCCGTATGCTAGCTCCAGTGATCGAAGAGCTTGCTGAAGACTTTGAGGGCAAAGCAAAAATTTGCAAGGTAAATACTGATGAAGTGCAAGATCTTGCAGTTGAGTTTGGCATTAGATCGATCCCAACATTGCTATTTTTCAAAAATGGCGAGCTAGTTGAGCAAATGGTCGGTGCGCAGTCAAAACAAGCCCTAACTGACAAACTAAATTCGCTTCTTTAA